A part of Bombus huntii isolate Logan2020A chromosome 16, iyBomHunt1.1, whole genome shotgun sequence genomic DNA contains:
- the LOC126874639 gene encoding A-kinase anchor protein 9-like isoform X6 — translation MDEVSDEESFHNDKSMEHRKSDPHEGVSSKDVTQSSVSMSEGEADGDLEGLAGRVVQLEELLQGKEAIVEALNAEIDHLRAEASSPNSSQSQSSSIHSRDVLSLYHIKLQEFEKAVNQRDKLIEDLMWSLQHALSVRDNLASQLNSINAMQIPCKDSDKNKCLEEKIDTLEKTVSDQRSIIQKLNSQVTQNQEYVQTLEMEKETRTAEINDYKLQINNLNEQIRLNAADKNLNIAETLEQQKQYEVRVDKIKQDMQHILKKFTTEMNINTARHQQELKEQATKYEKEVMNIQKEYEEHLKQLKEENKTMADRLNKELPDLETRHAKELSIFQTQLAHYKKTVETLKLELMNRSESQQTAQAELNEQKSKFNEFRVQAEKVTHIQNLDHQKEKEMLHEQIKLHKLQLEEVTSKYIAATAVLESKESIERSLEQALTNAAVLKEENESLKFKLDDLSSRYSTAQSLIENSQSHERTLSNKIYDLEKSLSRLSGINVSTLSELNETTYQTFDEVAIQYQLTKQKLEEKAEFEKLLICKIEGLEEDVRKSKEELEQANLTKKSYEKQLKDMKNVCDKYKSELSSLKKNSLDGQSTLPLAEESKSSSQSMKDTISDLLHKTEEDQQEIKKLKMTLELKETELAESIKKMYDLADMLKKSEEEREQLKTGLATAWAQCAEVEEKLNQTLALSDSKLDVSLSSSYNSALMKQFKLDRIVNNSVDTTHDKSIDINRTLDEKTEDPNISNKTASLQEKLMLVLEENKRLLKEVEHLMSQQADYEEIKNKMDHYINLSENLTIEKEHKNEENKALKKKLENMHSLQDSVNQLTLEKEILRKEIEALIHVHDEQINAIKTETTSEIRKVQSLMLSAKGGTTELNDLKTELEMRHAKEMEELRMYFEQKCLLMEKQYSEEIFSQQSKKMSDNDSEIADITEGLYFGGAGDCLNVSNISEHSSRLGSPIKDEQSKHTSQNFNSYKSELEYEINIKTLQQELQNRIIELQEAKLQCEKSLEEQKNMYERQLYNNKDKERRELLKNMANQHCQTEWDAGALENGELTQLRAAYNHQLEEQIALAKLDIVNALQEQIQALLTVESDVEDNWPAELLELRDKLTGNAKREMQLLKETHTEEMQRLKEEHSRTVARMIDRHQEELNKIKSECVQNYGEKGDLDKGVVTDNQILEERNTLSKTCVTLKTLIEELIKYFSICEEEVNNTFITKVVKSQLSDSVINEKAMQIDKSDGLKFNESRENQETSLLNSSKMKIQRIHFAPKTTEIVSIINSNAETLPTILEEDECITEKLKQELNNCVRRLKSESAEILSTSLSTRERRHSSPLKDTLWLNKMNEELNLKLHHAEALVIGYQEEISHLKMTILDLQRKLINAENKKETITEGYGENYDLGTDITLQDFSQLQEKVRHVLSNGGGDCTELLQLIDEQSRLTEKLMEEAKREKEDLQQQIEAADKQLKATRRFLDEQASEREAERDEAAKQVYVLQEQLKEREREKERDQRITSEVEVLESQMREMSSLMSDTEARKSETESELKAAIDKIWVLREIITDLEQQLQIKTEKEESLQLQINQLETVIAAQTKNQHELVQELDAVKMGSESKQLNEHIIHLQEELRKHKLSSEQFNVNSAALKQMKTELRDMQNHLTKRIRELESAHMCSSNLSLSQPSEDVSIREQIDASRCPTPDDPTAPPMLPLDQLLKLKEKMLKHARAEEVALKRIKDLELQVTAFKNQNEELQAEQEILQQTTSEQLFQIEAMRGRLEQHKQSAPFAQRQATSRLELQLHEANAKFQSLERTIADKDLELQDMKNQLDRINQLLQEKEAEIANVVQVESATIQKLKEHVEIIEEEKKILQAKVGVQEHAQLELPRLIDSMLADKNEEIDHLKEQLSKKEKQLEIYSSLNLDETQLRELVRQTEAKNSARTLSDILSIHSECEETTEAIRGANTTQNLPNVSAFKVPTSPVPKSIDNSTVPLMDSTKIIQVPLLDLGSQSLSANSSQQSRILDLLHSGQESKSSTSENNNSSDRTDHATQSTKQCTQTQELPQRERADERSDDSSSNRSYVPSMKYTQTSINETLKEVENLEIQLQAVREELDMKSAILTKREDDLIALQKLYDELQMEFKNVVETLSRDKCFYQNQYELSRVSENKIKKDLQEIENILKLSNEEMQDHKNKIQMNEKIIIELNLENNKLKKDIEEKEQELGQTREYTILLQEQAKELQKFRDAILEKDITIETIQTRNIEIENENKQLYEFKTKYQSTKQELLECQNEIQRLTEGLNNRDQVIRRLEEMARRTSFSGTSSPSNEKDQEIHHLQEYLKEKDKVIRQMSDDSKSLHKALEAIQNKMKESGNVVELRKKLKDERKINAELRNMVDNLNKDLSDLKLPAQRLQDDIDIEDMVQRELNLSAHLDRKIMNAIENDDEDKKKTERQTPYQDFQEAKYIELKLKLSQANKINEELKKLKDDLEIETEMLKCQITEYEGRIFQLKSDLTEKSKKIAKLDEELSSEKNLMRKLKIQIEKEHRAMQVGCSELIETLQSKLKNSLDNEVKLKNELSLLQDEHKNLEIQLSLMKDHVQSQKVDDLSKLTDLEAERKKYLSLMESFEKEGRENTELKDTLRKLQMEKNHFEKQLEVEVEKNENLTSNLVLIKGTNDHLQTDLRRTKEELKAKQEEGEWLQKRIKTMSDAETKRQEQKISEHSELKALRREINNARDVIMDLEADMKQSKRELTESLEREMKLAETFKERETDLLKKLSAVKDEEKNSRDVIAELQQEVKACTRRELELTKELKSRFTNENMPTKFMQKINDLSEVNEKYMTEKTVLQEKLIKSREEKEQLNQRIKLLEDQIKRNKGPQVSNAKIPEIEKLQHFYGKFLRAESRRKALTYQKRYLLIVIGSYQLSEENTLCVLAQLTRDQRSYAVVGRNKKSPKVRFRSAVLVLISIHRMKWLIVRWNIGRRIGVKTLLWNMDQSFLPIQKAAINHSPPVRDKTTANGDGGFDTFEQYCQRLKNVQQRLGLAEAGNLQIIPE, via the exons ATGGAtgaagtatccgatgaggaATCTTTCCATAATGACAAATCTATGGAACATAGAAAATCTGAT CCGCATGAAGGAGTTTCTTCAAAAGATGTGACACAAAGCAGTGTCAGTATGAGCGAAGGAGAAGCAGATGGGGATTTAGAAGGTCTTGCAGGAAGGGTGGTTCAATTAGAAGAGTTGTTGCAAGGGAAAGAAGCCATAGTCGAAGCTTTAAATGCGGAAATTGATCACTTGAGAGCAGAGGCCTCATCTCCAAACTCTTCTCAAAGCCAGAGTAGTAGTATACACAGTAGAGATGTCTTGTCTTTGTATCATATAAAA CTACAAGAGTTTGAAAAAGCAGTGAATCAAAGAGATAAGCTAATAGAAGATCTAATGTGGTCTCTGCAGCATGCTCTGTCTGTAAGAGATAATCTTGCTAGTCAATTGAACTCCATAAATGCTATGCAGATACCTTGTAAAGATAGTGATAAGAATAAGTGCTTGGAAGAAAAG ATTGATACTTTAGAAAAGACTGTAAGCGATCAAAGGtcaataatacaaaaattaaatagtcAGGTGACCCAAAATCAAGAATATGTACAGACACTGGAAATGGAGAAAGAAACTCGAACAGCTGAGATTAATGATTATAAGTtgcaaattaataatttgaatGAACAAATCCGTCTAAATGCTGCTGACAAAAATTTAAACATCGCCGAGACTTTAGAGCAACAGAAACAGTATGAAGTGCGTGTAGATAAGATAAAACAAGATATGCaacatatattaaaaaaatttacaacTGAGATGAATATAAATACTGCACGTCATCAACAGGAATTAAAAGAGCAAGCTacaaagtatgagaaagaggTAATGAATATCCAAAAAGAATATGAAGAACATCTAAAGcaattgaaagaagaaaataagacTATGGCTGATCGCTTGAACAAGGAACTACCAGATCTGGAGACTCGACATGCCAAAGAACTCTCCATATTTCAAACGCAGTTGGCTCACTATAAGAAAACTGTGGAAACTCTGAAACTCGAGTTAATGAATCGTTCTGAATCCCAACAAACTGCCCAAGCTGAATTGAACGAACAAAAATCAAAGTTTAATGAGTTTAGAGTGCAGGCAGAAAAAGTTACACATATTCAAAATCTAGATCAtcaaaaggaaaaagagatgTTACACGAACAGATTAAGTTGCATAAACTTCAATTGGAGGAAGTCACTTCAAAGTACATAGCAGCGACTGCGGTTCTGGAATCGAAGGAAAGCATTGAACGTTCCTTGGAACAAGCCTTAACAAATGCTGCTGTGttgaaagaagagaatgaAAGTCTAAAATTTAAACTCGATGATCTGTCGTCGAGATACTCGACAGCGCAATCGTTGATAGAAAATAGTCAGTCTCATGAAAGAACTTTAAGCAACAAAATCTATGATTTAGAGAAATCATTGTCCAGACTTAGTGGTATAAACGTGAGTACTCTAAGCGAACTGAACGAAACTACGTATCAGACTTTTGACGAAGTGGCGATTCAATATCAGTTGACAAAACAAAAGCTTGAGGAAAAAGCAGAATTCGAGAAACTTTTAATTTGTAAGATTGAGGGTCTTGAAGAGGATGTTCGTAAGTCAAAAGAAGAGTTGGAACAAGCAAATCTTACAAAGAAATCATATGAGAAACAGCTTAAGGATATGAAGAATGTATGCGACAAATACAAATCTGAGCTGAGTTCCTTGAAGAAGAACAGTTTGGATGGCCAGAGTACCCTGCCATTAGCAGAAGAAAGCAAATCATCTAGTCAGAGTATGAaagataccatcagtgatcTGCTGCACAAAACTGAAGAGGATCAACAGGAAATCAAGAAGCTTAAGATGACCCTTGAGCTGAAAGAGACAGAACTTGCAGAATccataaaaaaaatgtatgatcTGGCAGACATGTTGAAGAAATCTGAGGAAGAGCGTGAACAGTTGAAGACTGGATTAGCCACAGCATGGGCACAGTGTGCAGAGGTAGAGGAAAAATTGAATCAGACGTTAGCTTTAAGCGATAGTAAACTTGATGTTTCATTGTCATCCAGTTATAACAGTGCCTTAATGAAACAATTTAAGCTGGATAGGATTGTTAATAATTCTGTAGATACAACACACGATAAAAGCATCGATATAAATAGAACTCTTGATGAGAAAACCGAAGATCCTAATATTAGTAACAAAACAGCATCGCTACAAGAAAAATTAATGCTTGTACTGGAAGAAAATAAACGGTTGCTGAAAGAAGTAGAACATTTAATGAGTCAACAGGCAGActatgaagaaataaaaaacaaaatggatcacTACATTAATCTTTCAGAAAACcttaccatagaaaaggaacataagaatgaagaaaataaagcTTTGAAGAAGAAGTTAGAGAATATGCATTCACTACAAGATTCTGTAAATCAATTAACATTAGAGAAGGAGATTTTACGTAAAGAAATTGAAGCACTGATTCATGTTCATGACGAGCAGATAAACGCTATAAAAACCGAAACTACATCTGAAATTAGAAAAGTACAATCATTAATGTTGAGCGCAAAAGGAGGCACAACAGAGTTAAACGATCTCAAAACCGAACTGGAAATGCGACACGCGAAGGAAATGGAAGAACTGCGTATGTATTTCGAACAAAAATGTTTGCTGATGGAAAAACAATATTCCGAGGAAATATTTAGTCAGCAGTCAAAAAAGATGTCAGACAATGATAGTGAAATTGCTGACATAACTGAAGGCTTATATTTCGGAGGTGCTGGCGATTGTTTGAACGTTTCGAATATCTCTGAGCATAGTTCAAGACTTGGTTCTCCAATAAAGGATGAGCAATCTAAGCATACCAGCCAAAATTTTAATAGTTATAAGTCTGAATTAGagtatgaaataaatatcaaaactTTGCAACAAGAATTGCAAAACAGAATAATAGAGTTGCAGGAAGCGAAATTGCAATGTGAGAAATCTTTAGAAGAACAGAAAAATATGTATGAAAGACAACTATACAATAACAAGGACAAAGAAAGACGCGagttattgaaaaatatggcAAATCAG CATTGTCAAACAGAATGGGATGCGGGTGCGTTGGAAAACGGTGAATTAACGCAACTACGAGCGGCCTACAACCATCAATTGGAAGAACAGATCGCACTAGCTAAGTTGGATATTGTCAATGCGCTCCAAGAACAAATTCAG GCACTTTTAACGGTCGAGTCGGATGTAGAAGATAATTGGCCAGCAGAATTGTTGGAATTACGAGACAAACTGACTGGTAATGCAAAGAGGGAGATGCAACTACTTAAAGAAACCCATACTGAGGAAATGCAACGTTTAAAAGAAGAGCATTCTCGAACTGTAGCTAGAATGATCGATCGTCATCAGGAAGaacttaataaaattaagtcaGAATGTGTTCAGAATTATGGTGAAAAAGGAGATCTTGATAAAGGCGTAGTAACAGATAATCAAATTCTTGAAGAAAG GAATACCTTAAGTAAAACGTGTGTAACTCTTAAAACGTTGATTGAAGAACTGATAAAGTACTTTAGTATTTGTGAAGAGGAAGTTAATAATACTTTTATTACCAAAGTTGTTAAGAGTCAATTATCCGATAGCGTCATTAATGAAAAAGCCATGCAAATTGATAAATCTGATGGATTGAAATTCAACGAATCAAGAGAGAACCAAGAGACTAGCTTATTGAACTCTTCCAAAATGAAGATACAAAGGATCCATTTTGCTCCAAAAACTACCGAGATAGTTTCTATAATAAATAGCAATGCTGAAACTTTACCAACTATTCTGGAAGAAGATGAGTGCATAACAGAAAAATTAAAGCAAGAATTGAACAACTGCGTACGCCGCTTGAAATCTGAAAGCGCTGAAATTCTTAGCACTTCTTTATCCACAAGAGAACGGAGACATAGCTCGCCTTTGAAAGATACTCTTTggttaaataaaatgaatgaaGAACTGAATTTGAAACTTCATCATGCTGAAGCTCTAGTCATCGGCTATCAAGAAGAGATCAGTCATCTGAAAATGACTATTTTAGATCTTCAAAGGAAGCTAATTAATGcagagaataaaaaagaaacaatcaCAGAAGGTTATGGGGAAAATTATGACTTAGGTACTGACATTACTTTGCAAGATTTCTCACAATTGCAAGAAAAAG tgAGACATGTATTATCAAATGGAGGAGGAGATTGCACAGAATTGTTGCAACTGATAGATGAACAATCTAGACTGACTGAAAAATTGATGGAAGAGgcaaaaagggaaaaggaagATTTGCAGCAACAG ATTGAGGCAGCAGATAAGCAATTAAAAGCAACTCGCAGATTTCTGGATGAGCAAGCAAGCGAAAGAGAAGCTGAGAGAGATGAAGCAGCGAAACAAGTATATGTTCTGCAGGAACAGCTTAAAGAACGTGAACGAGAAAAGGAACGAGATCAACGCATAACATCTGAG GTGGAGGTTCTAGAGTCTCAGATGAGAGAGATGTCCTCTCTTATGTCTGACACAGAGGCCAGAAAATCTGAAACCGAGAGTGAACTGAAAGCAGCTATCGACAAGATTTGGGTACTTAGAGAAATCATCACAGACTTGGAACAACAACTACAGATCAAAACCGAGAAGGAAGAATCTCTTCAATTACAAATCAATCAATTAGAAACTGTGATTGCTGCGCAGACTAAGAACCAGCATGAGTTGGTCCAAGAACTGGATGCTGTTAAGATGGGTAGTGAAAGCAAGCAACTAAATGAACATATTATTCACTTACAg GAGGAATTAAGAAAACACAAGTTAAGTTCTGAACAATTCAACGTGAATTCTGCGGCATTGAAGCAAATGAAAACAGAACTTCGCGATATGCAGAATCATTTAACTAAAAGAATTAGAGAACTGGAATCTGCGCACATGTGTAGTTCCAATTTGAGTTTGAGTCAACCAAGCGAAGATGTCTCTATTAGAGAGCAAATAGATGCCTCGCGGTGCCCTACTCCCGATGATCCTACTGCACCTCCAATGTTACCTCTCGACCAGTTACTTAAACTTAAGGAGAAAATGTTGAAACATGCCAGAGCTGAAGAAGTAGCACTAAAAAGAATCAAAGATTTAGAATTGCAAGTTACTGCTTtcaaaaaccagaacgaggaATTGCAAGCAGAGCAGGAAATTCTTCAGCAAACCACTTCTGAGCAATTGTTTCAAATAGAAGCAATGCGTGGTAGATTGGAGCAACACAAGCAAAGCGCTCCATTTGCCCAGAGACAGGCTACATCACGCTTAGAACTACAACTTCATGAAGCTAATGCCAAGTTTCAATCTTTAGAACGAACCATTGCTGACAAAGATTTAGAATTGCAGGACATGAAGAATCAATTGGATAGAATTAATCAATTATTGCAAGAGAAGGAAGCAGAGATTGCAAATGTGGTGCAAGTAGAAAGTGCTACTATTCAAAAGTTGAAAGAGCACGTAGAAATTATTGAAGAGGAGAAAAAGATTCTTCAGGCGAAAGTTGGTGTTCAAGAGCATGCACAGTTAGAATTACCGAGACTAATAGACAGTATGTTAGCAGACAAGAACGAGGAGATAGATCACTTGAAGGAACAATTAtccaaaaaagaaaaacaactTGAGATATATTCTTCACTGAATCTGGACGAAACACAATTAAGAGAGTTGGTACGACAGACAGAGGCAAAGAATAGTGCACGTACATTGAGCGATATTCTATCAATTCACTCGGAATGCGAAGAGACTACGGAAGCCATCAGAGGAGCCAACACGACACAAAACTTACCTAACGTATCTGCTTTCAAAGTTCCTACTTCACCTGTTCCAAAAAGTATAGATAATTCAACTGTACCTTTAATGGACAGCACTAAGATAATTCAGGTTCCTCTTCTAGACCTTGGTTCTCAAAGTCTATCAGCAAATTCCAGTCAACAATCTAGAATCTTAGACTTGCTGCACAGTGGCCAAGAGTCGAAATCTTCCACGTCGGAAAACAATAATTCTAGTGACAGAACTGACCATGCTACACAGTCAACAAAACAGTGTACTCAAACGCAAGAATTACCACAAAGAGAACGTGCTGATGAGAGAAGTGACGACAGTAGTAGTAATAGATCTTATGTTCCTTCAATGAAATACACTCAGACGTCCATCAATGAGACATTGAAAGAGGTGGAGAACTTGGAAATTCAATTACAGGCAGTAAGAGAGGAATTAGATATGAAATCAGCAATTTTGACTAAAAGAGAAGATGATTTAATAGCTCTGCAGAAACTTTACGACGAGTTGCAAAtggaatttaaaaatgttgtGGAGACACTATCCAGAGATAAGTGTTTCTATCAGAATCAATATGAATTGTCACGAGTATcagagaataaaataaaaaaagatcttcaggaaatagaaaatattttaaaactgAGTAATGAAGAAATGCAAGACCACAAAAATAAGATACAAATGaacgaaaaaattataatagaattGAATTTAGagaataataagttaaaaaaGGATATCGAAGAGAAGGAACAAGAATTAGGACAGACACGGGAATATACTATTCTCCTCCAGGAACAGGCAAAGGAGTTACAGAAATTCAGAGATGCAATTCTCGAAAAAGATATTACTATCGAAACTATCCAAACCCGCAATATTGAGatcgaaaatgaaaataaacagTTGTACGAATTCAAAACAAAGTACCAATCTACCAAACAAGAATTATTAGAATGTCAGAATGAAATTCAAAGACTGACCGAAGGTCTAAACAACAGGGATCAGGTCATTAGAAGATTGGAAGAAATGGCCAGACGCACCAGCTTCTCAGGAACATCCTCACCTTCTAACGAAAAGGATCAAGAAATCCATCATCTGCAGGAAtacttaaaagaaaaagataaagtGATTAGACAAATGAGTGACGATAGCAAAAGTCTGCACAAGGCTTTGGAAGCTATACAGAATAAGATGAAGGAATCTGGAAATGTTGTGGAATTGAGAAAGAAGTTGAAGGATGAAAGAAAGATAAATGCTGAACTGAGGAATATGGTGGATAATCTAAACAAAGATCTGTCTGACCTAAAGTTACCTGCAC AACGATTGCAAGATGATATCGACATCGAAGACATGGTGCAAAGAGAGTTAAATTTATCGGCACACTTAGATAGAAAGATTATGAACGCCATAGAAAACGATGACGAGGATAAGAAAAAGACAGAAAGACAAACTCCTTATCAGGATTTCCAAGAAGCAAAATATATAGaactaaaattaaaactgAGTCAAGctaataaaatcaatgaagAATTGAAGAAGCTGAAAGATGATTTGGAGATAGAAACAGAAATGCTCAAGTGCCAGATAACAGAATACGAAGGTCGAATTTTCCAACTAAAGTCAGATTTAACagagaaatcaaagaaaataGCGAAACTAGATGAAGAATTATCTTCAGAGAAGAATTTGATGAGAAAATTAAAGATTCAGATTGAAAAGGAGCATAGGGCAATGCAAGTTGGTTGTTCAGAATTAATAGAGACCCTCCAGAGTAAGTTGAAGAATTCTTTAGACAATGAGGTGAAGCTTAAAAATGAATTGTCCTTGCTACAAGATGAGCATAAGAATTTAGAGATTCAACTGAGTTTGATGAAAGATCATGTACAATCCCAGAAAGTCGATGACTTATCAAAATTAACAGATTTAGAAGCTGAGAGGAAGAAATATCTGTCATTAATGGAAAGCtttgaaaaagaaggaagggAAAACACAGAGCTGAAGGACACTTTGAGGAAATTACAGATGGAGAAGAATCATTTTGAGAAGCAATTAGAAGTGGAAGTGGAGAAAAATGAGAACTTAACAAGTAATCTGGTTTTGATAAAGGGAACTAATGATCACTTGCAAACTGATCTCAGGCGTACCAAAGAAGAACTAAAAGCGAAACAAGAAGAAGGCGAATGGTTACAGAAGAGAATTAAAACCATGTCTGATGCGGAGACTAAGAGACAAGAACAAAAGATCAGTGAACATAGTGAGCTCAAGGCTTTGAGGAGAGAAATCAATAATGCTAGAGATGTGATA ATGGATTTGGAGGCTGACATGAAACAGTCAAAGAGAGAATTAACGGAATCTCTAGAACGGGAGATGAAGCTAGCTGAGACTTTTAAAGAAAGGGAAACTGATCTACTTAAAAAGTTATCGGCCGTCAAAGATGAGGAGAAGAACTCTAGGGATGTGATTGCTGAGTTACAACAAGAAGTAAAAGCATGTACAAGGAGAGAATTGGAGCTCACAAAGGAACTGAAGAGCAGATTTACAAACGAGAATATGCCTACAAAATTCATGCAAAAGATAAAT GATCTCAGTGAagttaatgaaaaatacatgACAGAAAAGACTGTACTTCAAGAGAAGTTGATAAAATCAAGGGAAGAGAAGGAACAATTGAACCAACGAATTAAATTACTCGAAGATCAAATCAAACGAAATAAGGGACCTCAAGTTTCAAATGCTAAAATCCCAGAAATAGAAAAG TTGCAACATTTTTATGGAAAGTTTCTGCGAGCGGAAAGCAGACGCAAGGCTCTAACATATCAGAAACGATATTTGTTAATTGTAATTGGTAGCTATCAATTGTCTGAAGAAAATACTCTATGTGTACTCGCCCAATTGACCAGAGACCAACGATCCTACGCTGTGGTAGGCCGTAACAAGAAATCGCCAAAAGTTCGATTTAGGAGTGCGGTGCTTGTTTTGATTAGTATCCATAGAATGAAGTGGTTAATCGTGAGATGGAATATTGGCAGACGAATTGGTGTGAAAACTCTATTATGGAACATGGATCAGTCTTTTCTACCAATTCAAAAAGCCGCCATAAATCATTCGCCTCCTGTTCGAGATAAGACTACCGCAAA TGGAGATGGTGGTTTTGACACGTTTGAACAGTATTGCCAACGACTGAAGAATGTTCAGCAGAGATTGGGTTTAGCAGAGGCTGGGAATCTTCAGATTATTCCAGaatag